In the genome of Taurinivorans muris, one region contains:
- a CDS encoding metal ABC transporter permease: MFSALFEYQFLQYAFIVIVLSSIVCGIAGNLIIEKKMLMISGGLAHTAYGGIGLAYFLEFDPMLGAFFFSLCSALFIAFLYKKSHVSHDIFIALFWALGMALGVIFIGLIPDYTPNIEAYLFGNLLTVSKTDVWAMFGLAVFIVLSVFAFYKDWQVFLFDEEFARLQGIAVTFYHYFLYVLVTLCIILLIRVVGIILVLALLSAPAASAALCMRSFKGRIVVSVLFSFLFGFSGLWLSYVLDISSGACIVVFAFCFYSALLGIMRNRA, from the coding sequence ATGTTTTCTGCGTTATTTGAATATCAATTCCTGCAATATGCTTTCATTGTCATTGTGCTGAGCAGTATTGTCTGCGGTATTGCCGGCAATTTGATCATTGAAAAAAAAATGCTCATGATAAGCGGCGGGCTTGCCCATACCGCATACGGCGGAATCGGGCTTGCGTATTTTTTGGAATTTGATCCCATGCTCGGAGCCTTTTTCTTTTCCCTTTGCTCGGCTTTGTTCATCGCTTTCTTGTATAAGAAATCCCATGTTTCCCATGATATTTTCATCGCCCTTTTCTGGGCGCTCGGCATGGCTCTCGGCGTTATTTTCATCGGGCTTATTCCGGACTACACTCCGAATATTGAAGCGTATCTTTTCGGTAATCTCTTAACGGTTTCAAAAACCGATGTTTGGGCAATGTTCGGGCTTGCCGTGTTCATTGTGCTGAGTGTTTTCGCTTTTTATAAAGATTGGCAGGTGTTTTTATTTGATGAGGAATTTGCACGCTTGCAGGGCATAGCGGTAACTTTCTATCATTATTTTTTATATGTGCTTGTGACGTTGTGCATTATTTTATTGATCCGGGTGGTGGGCATAATTTTGGTTTTGGCTTTGCTCTCCGCTCCGGCTGCCAGTGCGGCGCTTTGCATGCGGTCTTTTAAAGGCAGGATAGTTGTTTCCGTTTTGTTTTCTTTTTTGTTCGGTTTTTCAGGGCTGTGGCTTTCTTATGTTTTGGATATTTCTTCCGGGGCCTGCATTGTTGTTTTCGCTTTTTGTTTTTATTCGGCGTTATTGGGCATTATGCGGAACAGAGCGTGA
- a CDS encoding metal ABC transporter ATP-binding protein, with the protein MNVVSIQNLNVYYAQHQALKNVNLEVEEGAFLGILGPNGGGKSTLIKAVAGSIPYSGTIKIFGAPRNFSCLGYMPQSSDLNRKFPINVLEVCMSAYLRKKRHFFYRYTKAMHEEAMECLCLLGIEHLAKRTIAELSGGEFQKLLLVRTILTDPKLLLLDEPTANIDPRSSEHIFEVLAGLNKKMTIIMVTHDLSAVASCVKSIACLSQTLIYHGEPRLNADILTKMYGCPIDLIAHGHPHRVLPYHVHDGENGGCCEMGLEHRRSEADDIL; encoded by the coding sequence ATGAACGTAGTATCCATTCAGAATTTAAACGTTTATTACGCACAGCATCAAGCATTGAAAAATGTCAATCTGGAAGTGGAGGAAGGGGCTTTTTTAGGCATTTTAGGCCCCAATGGCGGTGGAAAATCAACGCTGATAAAAGCCGTTGCCGGCAGCATTCCGTATTCCGGAACCATTAAAATCTTCGGAGCGCCCCGCAATTTCTCATGTTTGGGCTATATGCCTCAATCTAGTGATTTGAACAGGAAATTTCCTATCAATGTGCTTGAAGTTTGCATGAGCGCCTATTTGCGCAAAAAACGGCATTTTTTTTATCGTTATACGAAAGCTATGCATGAAGAGGCGATGGAATGTCTTTGTTTGCTGGGCATTGAGCATTTGGCGAAACGGACCATCGCGGAGCTGAGCGGAGGGGAATTTCAAAAACTTCTTCTTGTGCGCACGATTTTGACCGATCCGAAACTGCTGCTTCTTGATGAACCTACCGCCAATATCGACCCCCGATCTTCCGAACATATTTTTGAAGTCTTGGCGGGATTGAATAAAAAAATGACCATTATCATGGTGACGCATGATTTGTCCGCCGTCGCTTCCTGTGTGAAGAGCATAGCCTGTTTGAGCCAAACCCTGATTTATCACGGAGAGCCCAGGCTCAATGCCGATATTTTAACGAAAATGTATGGCTGCCCCATTGATTTGATCGCCCATGGGCACCCGCACCGCGTTTTGCCTTATCATGTCCATGACGGGGAAAACGGCGGATGTTGTGAGATGGGACTGGAACACCGCCGTAGTGAGGCGGATGATATTTTGTAG
- a CDS encoding metal ABC transporter solute-binding protein, Zn/Mn family, producing the protein MKKMKKLPFVLYVICVLLPWQAYANDFTIAVSIAPEIEFVQEVVGERAKIVCVIPEGGSPASYAPSPKELVGIREAKLYFTIGVFAEKLNILGMLPESLRVVPLHEEAAKKYPELSIGASRDPHIWLSPRRVMAMVQKIAEEVSGVDPEHGAEYYLNAQKYIEKLQKTDTEIKGMFTTGSRKIFIAFHPAFGYFADDYGLDMYALEKHGKEAGVKYLQELIDIAKKNNVKAIFYQKQTASRQVQAFAREIGGKAVMLNPLAKNYADNLLQLAKTMQENM; encoded by the coding sequence ATGAAAAAGATGAAAAAATTGCCGTTTGTTTTGTATGTCATTTGCGTGCTGCTGCCTTGGCAGGCTTATGCAAACGATTTTACGATAGCTGTGAGTATCGCCCCTGAAATTGAGTTTGTACAGGAAGTTGTGGGGGAACGGGCGAAAATCGTCTGTGTTATTCCGGAAGGGGGAAGCCCTGCAAGCTATGCCCCGAGCCCCAAGGAATTGGTCGGTATAAGAGAAGCGAAACTTTATTTCACCATCGGTGTTTTTGCGGAAAAATTGAATATTCTCGGTATGCTGCCGGAATCGCTGCGCGTGGTGCCCTTGCATGAGGAAGCCGCAAAAAAATATCCGGAATTAAGCATAGGCGCGAGCCGTGACCCGCATATTTGGCTTTCTCCGCGGCGGGTTATGGCAATGGTTCAAAAAATTGCCGAAGAAGTAAGCGGGGTGGATCCTGAACACGGTGCTGAATATTATTTAAACGCGCAAAAGTATATTGAAAAACTGCAAAAAACGGACACGGAAATTAAAGGTATGTTTACGACAGGCTCCCGAAAAATATTTATTGCGTTTCACCCTGCTTTCGGATATTTTGCCGATGATTACGGCTTGGACATGTATGCCTTGGAAAAGCACGGCAAAGAGGCAGGCGTGAAATATTTGCAGGAACTTATCGATATTGCAAAGAAAAATAATGTGAAAGCGATTTTTTATCAAAAGCAGACGGCAAGCCGGCAAGTACAGGCTTTCGCGCGGGAAATCGGCGGAAAAGCTGTGATGCTGAATCCCTTGGCGAAGAATTATGCCGATAATTTGCTGCAGTTAGCGAAAACCATGCAAGAAAACATGTGA
- the lgt gene encoding prolipoprotein diacylglyceryl transferase, protein MYYQHDINPVFFSLGPFINIHWYGMMYVIAFFLGWAIARYLSKLPFSNFSKNDVEDLITYVILGVILGGRIGYILFYDLSYYLSNPLDMLKIWQGGMSFHGGFAGVLLVLLYWAHKNKKDYIELTDFIAPCIPIGLFCGRIGNFINGELWGRETELPWAVIFPSGGTIPRHPSQLYEAGLEGLLLFLILFFLARKNPPKGLLSAVFCIGYALARCFAEFFRIPDPQYGYFSGCFTMGQILCLPMFLIGFILLYFCKKWKEHPDYDTVRLKDGSLIRVRRYKK, encoded by the coding sequence ATGTATTATCAGCACGACATAAATCCTGTGTTTTTCTCTCTCGGACCTTTCATCAATATCCATTGGTACGGCATGATGTATGTGATCGCCTTTTTTTTGGGCTGGGCAATTGCCAGATACCTTTCAAAACTTCCCTTTTCCAATTTCAGTAAAAATGATGTGGAAGACCTGATAACCTATGTCATTCTCGGCGTTATTTTAGGGGGAAGAATCGGTTATATTCTCTTCTATGATTTGTCTTATTACCTTTCCAACCCGTTGGACATGCTCAAAATTTGGCAGGGAGGCATGTCTTTTCACGGCGGCTTTGCAGGTGTTTTGCTTGTTTTGCTCTATTGGGCGCATAAAAATAAAAAAGATTATATTGAACTGACGGATTTCATAGCACCCTGCATTCCCATCGGACTTTTTTGCGGAAGAATAGGAAATTTTATCAACGGCGAACTTTGGGGACGTGAAACGGAACTTCCATGGGCTGTGATTTTTCCGAGCGGCGGAACAATTCCCCGCCACCCCAGCCAACTTTACGAGGCGGGGCTTGAGGGACTGCTTTTATTTTTAATCCTGTTTTTCCTCGCACGGAAAAATCCCCCCAAGGGGCTGTTATCCGCTGTTTTTTGTATCGGTTACGCCCTCGCCCGCTGTTTTGCGGAATTTTTCCGTATTCCCGACCCGCAGTACGGCTACTTTTCCGGCTGTTTCACCATGGGGCAAATCCTCTGTTTACCCATGTTCCTCATCGGTTTTATTTTGCTTTATTTCTGTAAAAAATGGAAAGAACACCCCGATTATGACACCGTCCGGCTTAAAGACGGTTCCCTTATCCGGGTAAGGCGATATAAAAAATGA
- a CDS encoding sulfite exporter TauE/SafE family protein codes for MIAVSVYILCGILSGFFSGLLGIGGGLVIVPLLIIVFEHTQQIPPHHIMHVVVATSLSASIFTSFSSAYAQTKHKCVLWDLVRVMSPFIILGTLIGAGLANFFSADFMRWILLVFLFCVATQIFFDISPKSSAKYFSPAAYRITAFIIGAFSSFVGLAGGSIFVPFLKYTTGDMHKAIGTSSALAWSLALAGGLGYLISGYSVADLPRTNLGYIHIQALLCIAFTSMLIAPLGVKLSHALPVQILKKIFALLLYASAMRTLITVLS; via the coding sequence ATGATTGCCGTAAGCGTTTATATCCTTTGCGGAATATTGTCAGGATTTTTTTCCGGACTTCTCGGCATAGGAGGCGGACTTGTCATTGTTCCGCTTCTTATCATCGTTTTTGAACACACGCAGCAAATTCCGCCTCACCATATCATGCACGTGGTTGTGGCGACATCGCTTTCCGCTTCAATTTTTACCTCATTTTCCAGTGCTTACGCCCAAACAAAACATAAATGCGTGCTTTGGGATCTTGTGCGTGTCATGAGTCCTTTCATTATTTTAGGCACGCTCATAGGCGCGGGACTTGCGAATTTTTTCTCTGCGGATTTCATGCGCTGGATTTTGCTTGTTTTTCTTTTTTGCGTCGCCACGCAGATATTTTTTGATATTTCCCCAAAAAGCTCCGCAAAATATTTCAGCCCTGCCGCCTATCGGATAACCGCTTTCATTATCGGAGCTTTTTCAAGTTTTGTCGGACTTGCCGGCGGCAGTATCTTCGTGCCGTTTTTAAAATACACCACAGGCGATATGCACAAAGCTATCGGCACTTCCTCCGCTTTGGCATGGAGTTTGGCTTTAGCCGGCGGTCTGGGCTATCTTATTTCCGGATATTCCGTTGCGGACCTGCCGCGCACAAATCTTGGCTATATCCATATCCAAGCCCTGCTTTGCATAGCTTTCACCAGTATGCTCATCGCCCCTTTAGGAGTGAAACTTTCCCATGCCCTGCCTGTGCAGATTTTGAAAAAAATCTTTGCGCTGCTCTTATATGCATCCGCAATGCGCACGCTTATCACGGTCTTGTCCTGA
- a CDS encoding dual CXXC motif small (seleno)protein, which produces MFFRSSREKQTTVLCPECAKALLIKRTCHEAYMYCGHCEKSFELKDFIPQMDAAMEEFLENLYSNRI; this is translated from the coding sequence ATGTTTTTTAGAAGTTCCCGTGAAAAGCAAACAACGGTCTTGTGTCCGGAGTGTGCGAAAGCCTTGCTCATAAAAAGGACCTGCCATGAAGCCTATATGTATTGCGGGCATTGCGAAAAATCTTTTGAATTGAAAGATTTTATTCCGCAAATGGACGCAGCGATGGAAGAATTTTTGGAAAATCTTTATTCAAACAGAATTTAA
- a CDS encoding ABC transporter ATP-binding protein: MLTVNKLSKSFGIRTGISAKQDFFAVHEVNFHLKKGVCLGLVGESGCGKSTLAKMLVGLLPKSGGEILYKGRPVEENFYNPYALQMIFQDPFSSLNPRICVGKSIGEPLKINKNKAQKISRKALREAVENILEEVGLEKEYYFRYPHEFSGGQRQRIAIARAIITKPELLVCDESVSALDASHQAQVLNLLLDLKEKYDLTYLFISHNLQVISFMCDEIMVMYAGEIVEQAPRKALFENPLHPYTKALIASAPYVGKPRQELVLQGEMPSLLQRRLGCAFASRCPSAQKRCLEEKPCLSGSADHKAACHFIG; encoded by the coding sequence ATGCTGACGGTCAATAAGTTAAGCAAAAGCTTCGGCATAAGAACAGGAATAAGCGCAAAACAAGATTTTTTCGCAGTGCATGAGGTGAATTTTCACTTAAAAAAAGGCGTATGCCTCGGACTTGTGGGAGAATCCGGCTGCGGCAAGTCCACGCTTGCGAAAATGCTTGTGGGGTTATTGCCGAAAAGCGGCGGGGAAATTCTGTATAAGGGAAGACCCGTTGAGGAGAATTTTTATAATCCCTATGCGCTGCAAATGATTTTTCAAGACCCTTTTTCTTCGTTAAATCCGCGGATTTGTGTTGGAAAAAGTATCGGCGAACCATTGAAAATCAACAAAAATAAGGCGCAGAAAATATCCCGCAAGGCTTTGCGGGAAGCTGTGGAAAATATTTTGGAAGAAGTGGGGCTTGAAAAAGAATATTATTTTCGGTATCCCCATGAATTTTCAGGCGGTCAGCGTCAGCGTATCGCCATTGCAAGGGCGATTATCACAAAACCGGAGCTTTTGGTTTGCGATGAATCCGTTTCCGCTTTGGACGCTTCGCACCAAGCGCAGGTTTTGAACCTGCTTTTGGATTTGAAAGAAAAATACGATTTAACCTATCTGTTTATTTCGCATAATCTGCAAGTCATTTCTTTCATGTGCGATGAGATAATGGTCATGTACGCGGGTGAAATCGTTGAACAGGCGCCGCGGAAAGCGTTGTTTGAAAACCCTTTGCACCCGTATACGAAAGCTCTTATCGCCTCGGCTCCGTATGTTGGCAAGCCCCGGCAGGAACTTGTTTTGCAGGGGGAAATGCCAAGCCTTTTGCAAAGGCGGCTCGGCTGCGCTTTTGCAAGCCGCTGTCCTTCGGCGCAAAAGAGATGTCTGGAAGAAAAACCTTGTTTGTCCGGCAGCGCGGATCATAAGGCGGCATGTCATTTTATCGGTTGA
- the cobT gene encoding nicotinate-nucleotide--dimethylbenzimidazole phosphoribosyltransferase, with protein MFRSFQELCSALAASDKSLLAVAQNHLNNLTKPVGSLGRLEEFAAKLFTIYQGKFPFETDPALHVLAAADHGVYAEGVAQNPQEVTHLMILNILSGGAAISVLAKQNAMDILLLDAGHKGVCPEHGRARKINALEMSGNIAREDAMSLELCEQLVLAGANAVCEGVRKGYGIFSIGEMGIANTTPATALFCEYFGLDPFEITGPGAGLSKERIAHKAKIIGQALHRHKNTYPNADALQVLASLGGFEIAALCGVVLGASALKHPVIIDGFISTAAYAAAYSINAIVKDYAFLSHASAEPGYQKIMRCLGEKPMLDLSMRLGEGTGASLALQLLRSAKVIYNEMATFADANIEIDTYLPKYHADGQ; from the coding sequence ATGTTCCGTTCCTTTCAAGAATTGTGTTCGGCCCTTGCCGCCAGCGATAAGAGTTTGCTGGCTGTGGCGCAGAATCATTTGAATAATTTAACAAAACCGGTCGGCAGTCTCGGGCGTTTGGAAGAATTTGCCGCTAAGCTTTTCACCATTTATCAAGGAAAATTTCCTTTTGAAACAGACCCCGCGCTTCATGTGCTTGCCGCCGCCGATCATGGCGTGTATGCGGAGGGGGTCGCCCAAAACCCGCAGGAAGTGACGCACCTCATGATTTTGAATATTTTATCGGGAGGCGCCGCAATCAGCGTTTTGGCAAAACAAAATGCCATGGATATTCTTTTGCTCGATGCAGGTCATAAAGGCGTTTGTCCGGAGCATGGGCGGGCAAGAAAAATCAACGCTCTTGAAATGAGCGGAAATATCGCCCGTGAGGACGCCATGAGTTTGGAGCTTTGCGAACAGCTTGTTTTAGCGGGGGCGAATGCCGTTTGCGAGGGCGTGCGGAAAGGATACGGGATTTTTTCCATCGGGGAAATGGGCATTGCGAACACCACGCCGGCAACCGCTCTTTTTTGCGAATATTTCGGGCTTGACCCTTTTGAAATTACCGGGCCGGGGGCTGGCTTGTCAAAAGAAAGGATCGCGCATAAGGCGAAAATCATCGGTCAGGCTTTGCACAGGCACAAAAACACATATCCGAATGCGGACGCGCTGCAAGTATTGGCAAGTTTGGGCGGTTTTGAAATTGCGGCATTATGCGGGGTTGTTCTTGGGGCAAGTGCGCTGAAACATCCTGTCATCATTGACGGTTTTATTTCAACCGCGGCTTATGCGGCGGCATATTCCATCAATGCCATTGTCAAGGATTATGCGTTTTTAAGCCACGCTTCAGCGGAACCCGGATATCAGAAAATCATGCGGTGTCTGGGCGAAAAGCCCATGCTTGATTTATCCATGCGTCTCGGTGAGGGGACGGGGGCGAGCCTCGCCTTGCAGCTTCTTCGTTCCGCCAAGGTCATTTACAATGAAATGGCGACATTTGCAGACGCGAATATTGAAATAGACACGTATCTGCCAAAATACCATGCTGACGGTCAATAA